One region of Epilithonimonas zeae genomic DNA includes:
- a CDS encoding ABC transporter ATP-binding protein produces MKQQNTWDIVKRLFLIGMKFRSWFIFTLIISIFLAIVSTYRPILTKNVVDIDIVKLKDKAQLMEHIYLLIGLVVAETVLNFFLVYFSNFISQNVIRDIRERLYHKLIYFKTAFFDKTAIGNLVTRAVGDVETIATVYTDGFLMVFGDILRIVMVLFAMFQVDTHLSMISLAILPLMVIITRAFQKRLKVAFGSERSWTATQNSFVQERLAGMPLIQVFNREEAEFSKFDKINIELKKALLRTVFIFSLFFPVVELISSLFIGFILFYGGFIKSTPGIIIAFIQFINMLIRPLRQIADRFNNIQRGIVGAERVLGVMDEDQAMPNNGTIAKDHFDGKIEFQNVHFAYDEKQEVLKGIDFKVNPGETVAIVGATGAGKSTIISLITRLYDINSGKIMLDGVDIRDYELYNLRSHIGVVLQDVFLFHGSILENLTLGDEDITLENIKKAAREIEVDEFIERLPNGYDYVVSERGSSISLGQRQLLSFLRAYLSDPKILILDEATSSIDHESEKLIQRATEKITKNRTSIIIAHRLSTIEKADKIIVMDHGLIVEEGTHQELLAKNGYYSVLYKAQVVNEDGDTTI; encoded by the coding sequence ATGAAACAACAAAATACCTGGGACATTGTCAAGCGATTATTTTTAATCGGAATGAAATTTAGGTCGTGGTTTATTTTCACACTGATTATTTCAATTTTTCTCGCCATAGTTTCCACTTACAGACCGATTCTTACCAAAAATGTAGTCGATATAGACATTGTTAAGCTAAAGGATAAAGCCCAATTGATGGAGCACATTTATTTGCTCATCGGACTAGTTGTTGCTGAAACGGTACTTAATTTTTTCCTGGTATATTTCTCGAATTTCATTTCGCAGAATGTTATCCGTGATATCCGCGAAAGATTGTATCACAAACTCATTTATTTCAAAACGGCATTTTTTGACAAAACCGCAATTGGAAATCTTGTAACCAGAGCTGTCGGTGATGTTGAAACCATTGCAACGGTTTATACCGATGGATTTTTGATGGTTTTTGGCGATATCCTGAGAATCGTAATGGTTCTTTTTGCGATGTTTCAGGTGGACACCCATCTTAGTATGATTTCTTTGGCGATTCTGCCTTTGATGGTTATCATCACACGAGCTTTCCAAAAACGGCTAAAAGTAGCTTTTGGCTCGGAAAGAAGCTGGACGGCGACACAAAACAGTTTTGTTCAGGAGCGTTTGGCGGGAATGCCTTTGATTCAGGTTTTTAACAGAGAAGAAGCCGAGTTTTCAAAATTTGATAAAATCAATATTGAACTAAAAAAAGCATTGTTGAGAACAGTTTTCATCTTCTCTTTGTTTTTTCCTGTTGTTGAACTGATTTCGTCATTGTTTATTGGGTTTATCTTATTTTATGGTGGTTTTATCAAATCTACACCCGGAATTATCATTGCATTTATTCAGTTTATTAATATGCTGATTCGTCCGTTGAGGCAGATTGCAGATAGATTTAATAATATCCAGAGAGGAATTGTAGGAGCAGAAAGGGTTCTCGGAGTAATGGATGAAGACCAAGCGATGCCGAATAATGGAACAATTGCTAAAGACCATTTCGATGGGAAAATTGAATTTCAGAACGTTCATTTTGCCTACGATGAAAAGCAGGAAGTTCTGAAAGGCATTGATTTTAAAGTGAACCCCGGCGAAACTGTCGCAATTGTTGGTGCAACCGGAGCCGGAAAATCGACAATTATCAGTTTGATTACAAGATTGTATGATATCAATTCCGGAAAAATAATGCTGGATGGTGTGGACATCCGAGATTATGAATTATACAATCTGAGAAGTCATATTGGTGTCGTCCTCCAAGATGTCTTCCTTTTCCACGGCAGTATTCTTGAAAACCTGACTTTGGGTGACGAAGATATTACACTCGAAAATATCAAAAAAGCGGCGAGAGAAATTGAGGTTGATGAGTTCATCGAAAGATTGCCCAACGGTTATGATTATGTGGTGAGTGAAAGAGGTTCTTCTATTTCATTGGGACAAAGACAATTATTATCATTTTTAAGAGCTTATCTATCTGATCCTAAGATTCTGATTCTTGACGAAGCGACTTCGTCCATCGACCACGAAAGTGAGAAATTAATCCAAAGAGCGACTGAAAAAATCACGAAAAACAGAACGTCAATTATTATTGCGCACAGACTTTCCACCATTGAAAAAGCAGATAAAATTATCGTAATGGACCACGGACTGATTGTGGAAGAAGGAACGCATCAGGAACTTCTTGCTAAAAATGGTTATTACTCTGTTCTTTACAAAGCGCAGGTTGTGAATGAGGATGGAGATACGACGATTTAA
- a CDS encoding alpha/beta hydrolase, producing MKTKTIVLIHGLFVNNTSWNEWKTYFENQGYTVHTPSNPGHEGNPIELKRNIPSELRTVSFEQTLNNLVKFIDTLPEKPIVIGHSFGGLLVQKLIELDKAVAGVSIDGAPPKNVMAPFSTIKIVWPVFNFFKGNSPYLGTKDWYHRAFFNNYSREESDKLYETVAAPESRRLARDPLLKSIGNVDFKKAHNPLLFIGGANDAIFPADFTAKIANSYKDKNSILDLKIFEGRSHFICGEKGWEEVAGYVLNWIEKQ from the coding sequence ATGAAAACAAAAACTATCGTATTGATTCACGGATTATTCGTCAACAATACCAGCTGGAACGAATGGAAAACTTATTTCGAAAACCAAGGTTACACGGTTCACACACCTTCAAATCCGGGACACGAAGGAAACCCTATCGAATTGAAAAGAAACATTCCTTCCGAACTAAGAACTGTAAGCTTTGAACAGACTTTGAACAATCTCGTGAAATTCATTGACACGCTTCCTGAGAAACCGATTGTTATAGGACATTCTTTCGGTGGATTATTGGTTCAAAAACTGATTGAACTTGATAAAGCCGTTGCCGGAGTTAGCATAGACGGCGCTCCACCAAAAAATGTAATGGCGCCTTTTTCAACGATAAAAATCGTTTGGCCGGTTTTCAATTTCTTCAAAGGAAACAGCCCGTATCTTGGAACAAAAGATTGGTATCACCGTGCGTTTTTTAATAATTATTCCCGAGAAGAAAGTGACAAATTGTACGAAACTGTTGCTGCTCCGGAAAGCAGAAGACTGGCTAGAGACCCGCTTTTGAAATCGATTGGCAATGTTGATTTTAAGAAAGCTCACAATCCACTATTATTCATCGGAGGTGCCAATGATGCTATTTTCCCGGCAGACTTCACTGCGAAAATTGCCAATTCTTATAAAGATAAAAACAGTATTCTGGATTTGAAAATCTTTGAAGGTAGAAGCCATTTTATCTGTGGAGAAAAAGGTTGGGAAGAAGTTGCCGGATACGTTTTGAACTGGATTGAGAAACAATAA
- a CDS encoding Crp/Fnr family transcriptional regulator, with amino-acid sequence MTDASIIYIRYTDLLSLYQKSHQWEKFGRLLAQEAFNVTMTRIEGFLLKSPEERYLDLIKQHPDIFNNVPLYHISSYLGIQGPSLSRIRKRLSGK; translated from the coding sequence ATGACGGATGCTTCTATTATTTATATTCGTTATACGGATTTGCTTTCGTTGTATCAAAAATCTCATCAATGGGAAAAATTCGGACGATTGTTGGCTCAGGAAGCTTTCAATGTGACAATGACAAGAATTGAAGGTTTTCTCTTGAAATCTCCTGAGGAACGTTATCTCGACCTCATCAAGCAACATCCGGATATTTTTAATAATGTTCCTTTATATCATATTTCATCTTACTTAGGGATTCAAGGGCCGTCTCTTAGCCGTATTAGGAAAAGACTTTCTGGGAAATAA
- the truA gene encoding tRNA pseudouridine(38-40) synthase TruA translates to MRYFIEFSYNGSAYFGYQIQPKQISVQEELEKALSTILREPVKTTGAGRTDTGVHAKKMFAHFETEQTLDENLVHKLNSFLSENIAVKRIFEVPADLHARFNATYRTYEYYISLEKNPFSKDSSWQYWRQKPLNIDLMSEACKILFEYDDFTSFAKLHTDNKTNICKIYKAEWEQNGTQLKFTISADRFLRNMVRAIVGTMVEVGSGKITPNDLRKIIEDKFRNSAGVSAPAQGLFLVDVGYDF, encoded by the coding sequence ATGAGATATTTTATAGAGTTTTCTTACAATGGTTCCGCTTATTTTGGTTATCAGATTCAGCCCAAACAGATTTCTGTTCAGGAGGAATTGGAAAAAGCGTTATCAACAATTCTTCGCGAACCCGTCAAAACGACTGGCGCCGGAAGAACCGACACAGGTGTCCACGCCAAGAAAATGTTTGCCCATTTTGAAACCGAACAAACCCTTGATGAAAACTTAGTTCATAAACTCAATTCTTTTCTGTCAGAAAATATTGCAGTTAAAAGAATTTTTGAAGTTCCTGCAGATTTGCACGCTCGATTCAATGCGACTTACAGAACTTATGAATATTACATTTCGTTGGAAAAAAATCCGTTTTCGAAGGATTCTTCCTGGCAATATTGGCGTCAAAAACCGTTGAATATCGACCTGATGAGTGAAGCCTGCAAAATCCTTTTTGAATATGATGATTTTACCAGTTTCGCCAAACTCCACACCGATAACAAAACCAATATCTGCAAAATCTACAAAGCCGAATGGGAGCAAAATGGAACCCAATTGAAATTCACAATTTCTGCTGACCGATTCCTGAGAAATATGGTAAGAGCGATTGTCGGAACAATGGTTGAAGTTGGAAGCGGAAAAATCACACCAAATGATTTGAGAAAAATCATCGAGGATAAATTCCGGAATTCTGCCGGTGTATCTGCGCCTGCTCAAGGTCTTTTTCTGGTAGATGTTGGGTATGACTTTTAG
- a CDS encoding metallophosphoesterase family protein, with protein sequence MKRILLLSDTHSYIDDRILDYAKDADEVWHCGDFGDMNVIEELEKIKPLRGVYGNIDEAKIRTIFPEVLSFRCEDVDVLMIHIGGYPDKYSPLARKEIAEKKPKLFISGHSHILKAMFDKKNNLLHLNPGACGKSGWHKVRTMMRFTIHKDEIKDLEIIELGSRV encoded by the coding sequence ATGAAACGTATTCTTCTTTTATCAGATACCCATTCTTACATTGATGACAGGATTCTTGATTATGCAAAAGATGCTGACGAAGTTTGGCACTGCGGCGATTTCGGGGATATGAATGTAATTGAAGAACTCGAAAAAATAAAACCGTTACGAGGCGTTTACGGCAATATTGACGAAGCTAAAATCAGAACGATTTTCCCGGAAGTTTTGAGTTTCAGATGTGAAGATGTAGATGTCCTGATGATTCATATTGGTGGTTATCCTGACAAATATTCGCCTTTAGCAAGGAAAGAAATTGCTGAGAAAAAACCGAAGTTATTCATTTCCGGACATTCTCATATTCTGAAAGCAATGTTTGATAAAAAGAATAATCTTCTTCATCTTAATCCCGGTGCTTGCGGAAAATCCGGCTGGCACAAAGTGAGAACAATGATGCGTTTCACAATCCATAAGGATGAAATCAAAGATTTGGAAATTATAGAACTCGGAAGTCGGGTTTGA
- a CDS encoding Smr/MutS family protein translates to MKIGDLVSVIDENLRGKVLKIIANQVKIEDEHGFTYQFSKDKLTIIDSELYENSPIIRKKESPKITSKKHNKAPLKLDLHFNFLVKNPADYDAFERLMIQREKLLETIDFCRKNHIKNLLIIHGIGDGVLQKMVYDVLEGLTNIEYDSDGFFYHQSGNVEVRFL, encoded by the coding sequence ATGAAAATTGGAGATTTAGTTTCAGTGATTGATGAAAATCTTAGGGGTAAGGTTCTGAAGATTATTGCCAATCAGGTGAAAATTGAAGATGAACACGGCTTTACTTATCAATTTTCTAAAGATAAATTAACAATTATTGATTCCGAATTATACGAGAACTCTCCAATTATCAGGAAAAAAGAAAGTCCAAAAATCACCTCGAAAAAGCATAATAAAGCGCCGTTGAAATTAGACCTTCACTTTAATTTTTTAGTCAAAAACCCTGCAGATTATGATGCTTTTGAAAGATTGATGATTCAGAGAGAAAAATTATTGGAAACGATTGATTTCTGTAGAAAAAATCATATTAAAAATCTGTTGATTATCCACGGAATCGGAGACGGTGTTTTACAGAAAATGGTTTATGATGTTTTGGAAGGCCTTACCAATATCGAATATGACAGCGACGGTTTTTTCTATCATCAATCCGGAAATGTCGAAGTCAGATTTTTATAA
- a CDS encoding alpha/beta hydrolase, giving the protein MFRKPVSLILIFVFAISFAQTEYKTENSIPYYPENVRKKDSYISSQCQLNFYYPTNVKNFPTIIWFHGGGLTSGNNELPKELLDENIAVVSVEYRLAPKVKAPAYIEDAAAATAWVFENIEKYGGNKNLIFQSGHSAGGYLAMMITLDKKYLQKYKIDADQIAGLIPFSGQAITHFQIRKEQGIPELQPTIDQYAPLFHVRKDAPPIVLITGDRELELLGRYEENAYLARMLKLVNHPSVKLLEEDGFDHVAMAKPGFPLLLKEVRELAKKIKTQKNLE; this is encoded by the coding sequence ATGTTCAGAAAACCCGTCAGTCTTATTTTAATATTTGTTTTTGCAATCAGTTTTGCCCAAACAGAATATAAAACCGAAAATAGTATTCCTTACTATCCTGAAAATGTCAGAAAAAAAGATTCTTACATCAGTTCCCAATGCCAACTGAACTTCTATTATCCAACCAACGTCAAGAATTTCCCTACCATAATTTGGTTTCACGGCGGAGGTTTAACTAGTGGCAATAATGAATTGCCAAAAGAATTATTAGATGAAAATATTGCCGTTGTAAGTGTCGAATATCGTTTAGCTCCAAAAGTGAAGGCGCCGGCTTACATAGAAGATGCCGCTGCAGCGACGGCCTGGGTTTTTGAGAATATTGAAAAATACGGCGGGAATAAAAATCTGATTTTCCAGTCCGGACATTCGGCGGGAGGTTATCTGGCAATGATGATTACGCTGGATAAAAAGTATCTTCAGAAATATAAAATTGATGCAGACCAGATTGCAGGACTGATTCCATTTAGTGGACAGGCAATCACGCATTTTCAAATCAGAAAAGAACAAGGAATCCCAGAATTACAACCGACAATTGACCAATATGCACCTTTGTTCCACGTCAGAAAAGATGCGCCGCCCATTGTTTTGATTACCGGTGACAGAGAGCTGGAACTATTGGGGCGATATGAGGAAAATGCCTATTTGGCAAGAATGTTGAAATTAGTAAATCATCCATCTGTAAAACTATTGGAAGAAGACGGATTTGACCACGTGGCAATGGCAAAGCCAGGGTTTCCCTTATTGTTAAAAGAAGTACGAGAATTAGCAAAGAAAATAAAAACACAGAAAAATTTAGAATAA
- a CDS encoding DUF1398 domain-containing protein, translated as MFTLQQIQNAHSNVESGKGFPQFAKTIRELGVKSLETFVEDGSTNYLGGGDYKVSAPQQYAPLLIYGIPNPEKFLSDLRNHQQGGTDFFQFCKDCADSGVYKWIVDMDAKTCTYYTENGTIVFEERIPI; from the coding sequence ATGTTTACACTACAACAAATTCAAAATGCACACTCCAATGTGGAAAGCGGAAAAGGATTCCCACAATTCGCAAAAACGATTAGAGAATTAGGCGTTAAAAGCTTGGAAACTTTCGTAGAAGACGGTTCAACCAATTATTTGGGAGGCGGTGATTATAAAGTTTCCGCACCACAACAATATGCACCATTATTGATTTACGGAATCCCCAATCCGGAAAAATTCTTATCAGATTTACGAAATCATCAGCAAGGCGGAACAGACTTTTTCCAGTTCTGCAAAGACTGTGCAGACAGCGGCGTTTACAAATGGATTGTCGATATGGATGCGAAAACCTGCACCTATTACACAGAAAACGGAACAATCGTTTTTGAAGAGCGAATCCCAATTTGA
- a CDS encoding YqgE/AlgH family protein — translation MNYSYKGKILISTPDVSGDIFSRSVVLIIEHNENGAFGLILNKKNKNMSSRLLNIFGFPVDLYEGGPVENDKVYFILKGQKITGQFSEINDEFYITEDIDSVVSSIVDGSTNIEDIKVFSGYSGWSPLQLESEIQRKMWTIVDVYNLDYTLPNDQNLWKNIMQNLGGEFLLWANAPEDVSLN, via the coding sequence ATGAATTACTCTTACAAAGGTAAAATTTTAATATCAACACCTGATGTTTCGGGCGATATTTTTTCGCGTTCTGTGGTGCTGATTATTGAGCATAACGAGAATGGTGCTTTTGGGCTGATTTTGAACAAAAAGAACAAAAATATGAGTTCCCGTCTGTTGAATATTTTCGGATTTCCGGTGGATTTGTATGAAGGCGGACCGGTGGAAAATGATAAGGTTTATTTCATTTTGAAAGGTCAAAAAATTACGGGGCAATTTTCTGAAATCAATGATGAATTCTACATTACGGAAGATATTGATTCTGTAGTTTCGTCAATTGTTGATGGTTCTACAAATATTGAAGATATCAAAGTTTTTTCGGGATACTCGGGTTGGTCTCCGTTGCAATTGGAAAGCGAAATCCAACGTAAAATGTGGACGATTGTGGATGTTTACAATCTGGATTATACACTTCCGAATGACCAGAATCTTTGGAAAAATATTATGCAGAATCTTGGCGGCGAGTTTCTTCTTTGGGCAAATGCGCCGGAGGATGTGAGTCTGAATTAA
- the pdxH gene encoding pyridoxamine 5'-phosphate oxidase has protein sequence MNNENLHDKRKVYEKSQLIESEIKENPIEQFRNWFLEAEENPQVSEANAMAISTVEEDGCPRTRMVLLKSYNWEGFVFYTNYDSRKGKSLERTQKACLSFFWPSLERQIIIKANIERIAENLSDGYFHSRPKGSQLGAVVSPQSQEIPDRNFLENKLKNLETKFENKEIPRPENWGGYIAKPYEIEFWQGRPNRLHDRILYSLTEDFDWKISRLAP, from the coding sequence ATGAACAACGAAAACCTCCACGATAAAAGAAAAGTTTACGAAAAATCCCAACTCATCGAAAGCGAAATCAAAGAAAATCCAATCGAGCAATTCCGAAATTGGTTTCTGGAAGCTGAAGAAAATCCACAAGTTTCAGAAGCTAACGCAATGGCGATTTCCACTGTCGAAGAAGACGGATGTCCAAGAACCCGAATGGTTTTACTAAAGTCTTACAATTGGGAAGGTTTTGTATTTTATACCAATTACGATAGCCGGAAAGGAAAGTCCCTTGAGAGAACTCAGAAAGCTTGTCTCAGCTTTTTCTGGCCAAGTCTGGAAAGACAAATCATCATCAAAGCCAATATTGAGCGAATTGCTGAAAATCTAAGCGATGGCTATTTCCATTCTCGTCCAAAAGGAAGTCAGTTAGGTGCAGTTGTTTCTCCTCAAAGTCAGGAAATCCCGGACCGAAATTTCCTCGAAAACAAACTAAAAAATTTAGAAACCAAATTCGAAAACAAAGAGATTCCAAGACCTGAGAATTGGGGTGGTTACATCGCAAAACCTTACGAAATCGAATTCTGGCAAGGCCGTCCAAACCGACTTCATGATAGGATTCTTTACTCGTTGACAGAAGATTTTGATTGGAAGATTTCCAGATTGGCGCCTTAA
- a CDS encoding N-acetylmuramoyl-L-alanine amidase — MKNLLRIISVVSLGVLLSFSLSKEKKVVVIDAGHGGSDLGVNRENFIEKDIVLKVAKKIKELNKNSNLEIVLTREDDSYPSLTDRTDKINQLKPDLTISLHVNSSPKVDSDKKGAEVYYKRDDASKSFADKLASKFNNCPVMVKNLHMLRVPENPAVLLELGFANNKEERDYLGSEKGQTETAEKILSVINEH, encoded by the coding sequence ATGAAGAATCTATTGAGAATTATCAGCGTAGTTTCGCTTGGCGTTTTGCTGTCTTTCAGCTTATCAAAAGAGAAAAAAGTAGTTGTCATTGATGCTGGTCACGGCGGAAGTGATTTGGGCGTGAACCGAGAAAATTTTATCGAAAAAGATATCGTTCTTAAAGTAGCTAAAAAAATCAAGGAACTGAATAAGAATAGCAATCTGGAAATTGTTTTAACAAGAGAAGACGACAGCTATCCGTCATTGACAGATAGAACAGACAAAATAAATCAACTAAAACCAGATTTGACGATCTCATTGCACGTGAATAGTTCACCTAAAGTTGATTCTGATAAAAAGGGAGCAGAAGTTTATTATAAGCGAGATGATGCTTCTAAATCTTTTGCAGATAAATTAGCATCCAAGTTTAACAATTGTCCTGTGATGGTAAAAAACCTTCATATGCTTAGGGTTCCTGAAAATCCGGCAGTTTTGTTGGAATTGGGATTTGCTAATAACAAAGAAGAAAGAGATTATCTTGGAAGCGAAAAAGGACAGACTGAAACGGCTGAAAAAATATTAAGTGTGATTAATGAACATTAA
- the hisIE gene encoding bifunctional phosphoribosyl-AMP cyclohydrolase/phosphoribosyl-ATP diphosphatase HisIE, whose product MTIKFDENTGLVPVIIQDYLKLKVLMLGYMNREAFDKTLQEKRVTFFSRSKNRLWTKGETSGNFLELIDWQLDCDQDTILIKAKPLGPTCHNGTTTCFNEENDKGFLYELQQTISDKIDNNDENSYTNKLYKKGINKVAQKVGEEAVELVIEAKDDNDELFLNESADLLYHYLILLKAKGFTIEDVERILKSRSK is encoded by the coding sequence ATGACTATAAAATTTGATGAAAACACAGGATTAGTTCCCGTTATTATTCAGGATTATCTCAAACTGAAAGTTCTGATGCTGGGTTATATGAACCGGGAAGCTTTTGATAAAACTCTGCAGGAAAAACGAGTAACTTTTTTTTCCCGTTCCAAAAACAGACTTTGGACAAAAGGAGAAACGTCAGGCAATTTTTTGGAATTAATTGATTGGCAATTGGATTGCGACCAAGACACAATTCTAATAAAAGCAAAACCTCTTGGACCAACTTGCCACAACGGAACAACAACTTGTTTTAATGAAGAAAATGATAAAGGTTTTTTATACGAACTGCAGCAGACTATTTCTGATAAAATTGACAATAATGATGAGAATTCCTACACCAATAAACTCTATAAAAAGGGCATCAACAAAGTGGCTCAAAAAGTAGGTGAAGAAGCTGTGGAATTGGTTATCGAAGCGAAAGATGACAATGATGAATTATTTTTAAATGAATCTGCAGATTTACTTTATCATTATTTAATTTTGTTGAAAGCTAAAGGTTTTACGATTGAAGATGTTGAGAGAATTCTGAAATCCAGAAGTAAATAA
- the hisF gene encoding imidazole glycerol phosphate synthase subunit HisF encodes MLAKRIIPCLDIKNGETVKGVQFLDLKEVGNPVEMAIKYSQQGADELVFLDISATEERRKTLTPLVRDIARHISIPFTVGGGINAIENVEELLKNGADKITINSAAIAKPNLITEVARRFGSQCMVVAIDTKFVENQNKVFSNGGKIETDKELFSWAKELENLGAGEILLTSMNTDGTKSGFAIEITQQLSELVNIPVIASGGAGTMQHFEDVFIETKATGALAASTFHFDEIEIPELKNYLKSKKLPIR; translated from the coding sequence ATGTTAGCAAAAAGAATCATTCCTTGTCTCGACATCAAAAATGGCGAAACGGTGAAAGGTGTCCAATTTTTGGATTTGAAAGAAGTCGGGAATCCTGTAGAAATGGCCATCAAATATTCTCAGCAAGGTGCGGATGAATTGGTTTTTCTGGATATTTCTGCGACTGAAGAACGTCGAAAAACGTTGACTCCATTGGTAAGAGATATTGCCAGACATATCAGTATTCCTTTCACAGTTGGAGGAGGAATTAATGCGATTGAAAATGTGGAAGAGCTTTTGAAAAACGGAGCAGATAAAATTACGATTAACTCGGCTGCCATAGCCAAACCAAATCTAATCACCGAAGTTGCCAGACGTTTTGGTTCGCAATGTATGGTTGTTGCGATTGATACCAAATTTGTTGAAAATCAGAATAAAGTTTTCAGTAACGGTGGAAAAATTGAAACCGATAAAGAATTATTTTCCTGGGCAAAAGAATTAGAAAATCTTGGCGCCGGCGAAATCCTCTTAACCTCTATGAATACAGACGGAACAAAATCCGGATTCGCCATCGAGATTACCCAACAACTTTCGGAATTGGTGAATATTCCTGTAATCGCCTCAGGTGGTGCCGGAACAATGCAACATTTCGAAGACGTTTTTATAGAAACCAAAGCAACCGGAGCTTTGGCCGCGAGTACTTTTCACTTCGATGAAATTGAAATTCCCGAGCTTAAAAATTATCTTAAATCTAAAAAATTACCAATACGATGA
- the hisA gene encoding 1-(5-phosphoribosyl)-5-[(5-phosphoribosylamino)methylideneamino]imidazole-4-carboxamide isomerase, giving the protein MRIIPAIDIINGECVRLSKGDYNRKTIYSKNVLDIAKNFEDSGIRFLHLVDLDGARQNQIINYKTLEKISAKTNLIIDFGGGLKSEEDIRIAFENGAKQVTLGSVAVKNPELFLETLKKYGPEKIILGADARKEKIAVSGWLEESETNIYDFIKEKTESGIKYVISTDIDKDGMLEGAAFDLYQKIIAENPDIKLIASGGITSVEDLEKVKSIGCEGAIIGKALYENRITINELKPFL; this is encoded by the coding sequence ATGAGAATCATACCAGCAATAGACATCATTAATGGCGAATGCGTCCGGCTTTCCAAAGGTGATTATAACCGGAAAACCATTTACAGCAAAAATGTTTTGGACATTGCCAAAAACTTTGAAGACAGCGGAATCCGTTTTCTGCATCTCGTCGATTTGGACGGCGCAAGGCAAAACCAAATCATCAATTATAAAACATTAGAAAAAATCTCAGCCAAAACCAATTTAATCATCGATTTTGGAGGCGGTTTAAAATCTGAAGAAGATATCAGAATTGCTTTTGAAAACGGAGCAAAACAAGTGACTTTGGGAAGTGTTGCTGTCAAAAACCCGGAATTATTTTTAGAAACTTTAAAAAAATATGGCCCGGAAAAAATCATTTTGGGAGCTGACGCAAGGAAAGAAAAAATTGCTGTTTCCGGTTGGTTAGAAGAAAGTGAAACCAATATTTATGACTTCATCAAAGAAAAAACAGAATCCGGAATCAAGTACGTCATTTCAACAGACATCGACAAAGACGGGATGTTGGAAGGAGCTGCTTTCGATTTGTATCAAAAAATAATTGCTGAAAATCCTGACATCAAACTGATTGCTTCCGGTGGAATTACTTCTGTTGAAGATTTGGAAAAAGTAAAATCAATCGGTTGTGAAGGTGCAATCATTGGGAAAGCTTTGTATGAAAACAGGATTACTATTAACGAATTAAAACCATTTCTCTAA
- the hisH gene encoding imidazole glycerol phosphate synthase subunit HisH, with protein sequence MSKTVIIDYKAGNVQSLLFAIERLGFSAKLTDNPDEISKADKVIFPGVGEASFAMNSLRETKLDLLIPELKQPLLGICLGMQLLCKDSEESDTKALGIFDVSVKRFPASVLVPQIGWNQIYDLKSDLFKNIPEQSHMYLVHSYFAEKNENTIATTDYSEAYSTALQKDNFFGVQFHPEKSGILGSKILENFLKL encoded by the coding sequence ATGAGTAAAACAGTTATCATAGATTACAAAGCCGGCAATGTACAGAGTCTTTTGTTTGCAATAGAAAGGTTGGGATTTTCGGCAAAGCTCACAGATAATCCGGATGAAATTTCCAAAGCCGACAAAGTGATTTTCCCGGGTGTTGGAGAAGCCTCTTTCGCAATGAATTCTTTGAGAGAAACCAAACTGGATTTGCTGATTCCAGAACTGAAACAACCACTTTTGGGAATCTGTCTCGGGATGCAATTACTCTGTAAAGATTCGGAAGAAAGTGATACAAAAGCTTTGGGGATTTTTGATGTTTCGGTGAAGCGATTTCCGGCTTCGGTTCTTGTTCCGCAGATTGGCTGGAATCAGATTTATGATTTAAAATCGGATTTGTTTAAAAACATTCCCGAACAGAGCCATATGTATCTCGTTCACAGTTACTTTGCTGAGAAAAATGAAAACACGATTGCAACAACAGATTATTCCGAAGCTTACAGCACCGCTTTACAAAAAGATAATTTTTTCGGCGTCCAATTTCATCCCGAGAAAAGCGGAATTCTGGGAAGTAAAATATTAGAGAATTTTTTAAAATTATAA